A single genomic interval of Mycolicibacterium holsaticum DSM 44478 = JCM 12374 harbors:
- a CDS encoding GntR family transcriptional regulator — protein sequence MPKKYGVKEKDLVVSHVVNLILTGKLRSGDRVDRNEIAHALGLSRVPVQEAVVQLEHDGILSTLYHRGAFVQPFDESVVREHHEIYGLLTGVASARAADDRNPEILDELARLVDVMRNNRESRAFNDAGWGFRQIVNDNYGGPRLLALIQASQALVPRVFWGAYTDNHDEVLATYESEISALRRGDTDAARAACAARSEVMARVMLVELVRRGVFNPSAHPALRSD from the coding sequence ATGCCCAAGAAGTATGGGGTCAAAGAGAAAGACCTCGTGGTCTCGCATGTTGTCAACCTGATACTGACCGGCAAACTCCGCTCGGGTGACCGGGTCGACCGCAACGAGATCGCTCACGCACTCGGACTGTCCCGGGTGCCCGTTCAAGAGGCCGTGGTGCAACTCGAGCACGACGGGATCCTGTCCACGCTTTATCACCGCGGCGCCTTCGTCCAGCCGTTCGACGAATCCGTGGTGCGTGAGCATCACGAGATCTACGGGCTGCTCACCGGGGTCGCGTCCGCGCGCGCGGCAGACGACCGGAACCCGGAGATCCTCGACGAGCTCGCCAGGTTGGTCGACGTCATGCGCAACAACCGGGAGTCGCGGGCCTTCAACGACGCCGGCTGGGGGTTCCGGCAGATCGTCAACGACAACTACGGAGGCCCGCGGCTGCTCGCGCTGATCCAGGCGTCTCAGGCGTTGGTTCCGCGGGTGTTCTGGGGTGCATACACAGACAACCACGACGAGGTGCTGGCGACCTACGAGAGCGAGATCAGCGCGCTGCGCCGCGGTGACACCGACGCGGCCCGGGCGGCCTGCGCCGCGCGGTCCGAGGTGATGGCCCGGGTCATGCTGGTCGAACTGGTGCGCCGCGGCGTCTTCAACCCGTCGGCGCACCCGGCGTTGCGTTCCGATTGA